AACCGTAGACATCTACCAGTAAGGACAATCGTTCCTGGCGCGATCGCACCACTTCAATCACAGGTGCCCGATGCATTTGCTGAAACAGGCTTTCTGGAATGCGGCAAATGCCAATGCGTTTGCTCTCAGCCTCGATCCAGACAGGTCTTTGAGGATCAAAGGCTACCCATTGCGTGGCCACCGTGTTTTCAAATTGCTCGTTTGTGGGTTGGAGTGGCATTCCCAAACTGCCAAAGCTGCTGCCGCGATGATGGGCGATCGCCTCTAAGTCAAGTACCTGCTCTCCCATATCAGCTAAGGCTGAGAGAATGGCTGTCTTGCCTGTGCCCGTCATGCCTCCCAAAATCAGGATCGGTCGAGGCACATAAGTTGTTTCGAGAACCCAACGCCGGAAGGCTTTGTAACCCCCAACCAGGGTTGAAACGTGAAAGCCTGCCATTTCCAGTACCCAGGCAACGGCTCCGCTTCGCATGCCACCGCGCCAGCAGTGCAGTCGTACAACACGATCGGGAGCAAGTTCTTTTGCACGCGCAATGAAATCAGCAAATTTGGGTCCGGCGATCGCAAACCCCAATTCCACTGCCTGATCTCGCCCCTGATGTTTATAGCAGATGCCTACCTGTGCTCGTTCTTCATCGGTAAACAACGGAAAACTGACGGCTCCGGGAATGTGACCTTGAGTATATTCAGCCGGACTGCGGACATCGAGAATGATGCCGGGATTGGTGAGAAAATCAGTGACTTCCAGGGATTGAGGCATTGCGTAGATACAAACGCGAGAAACAATGGATGGTTGGGCTATACCTTGATCCTAATGGGTGGGTGACTGTCTGAGGTAGAGAGGACGCGACCAATGATGCGACTGTGACTATACCCCTTGTCCTTTAGCGCAGCAAGACACGCGATCGCCTCGTCTGCTGGAACGCTTGCCAACAAGCCTCCGGAGGTCTGCGGATCAAACAGGATTGGATAGAGAGGAAAATTCTGGATTTCGGTCAGATTAGCAAGCTCAGGAGAGGCGATCGCATTTTGAGCGTGCAGAGAACTGACGATCCCCTGGCGTAGCGTTTCGTGTGCTCCTGCCAAAATGGGAATCGCTGCCCATTCCAACTCAACTGCCACATGGGATGCCCGAATCATTTCAACTAAATGCCCTAATAAACCAAATCCAGTGATGTCAGTACAAGCCGTCGCCCGATATTGCTGAAAGCATTGCGCTGCCGATTGGTTCGACAACAGCATAGAGTCAATGGCAGACTCAATCCAACGTCCTCTGGCCTTAAATTGCATATCTGCCGCAAACAACGTTCCGGTGCCCAACGCCTTGGTCAGAATCAACACCTGCCCCGGTTGCATTCCCCCCTTTGTCAGCAGGCAATCGGGCTGGATCAATCCGTTACAACTGAGTCCAAAGGCGAGACGGTCTCCTTCAGTTGTGTGTCCTCCAATCAGGACAGCTTGAGCCTGCTGAAGCACTTTGGTGGCACCCAATAACAGTTGATACAACGTCTCCTCTGTTTTAGCAGTCGTGGCGTAGGGTAAGGTGGCGATCGCCAGAGCACTCTGAGGAGTGGCACCCATGGCAAACAAATCGCTGAGGCAATGGTTTGTGGCGATTTGTCCAAACACAAAGGGATCATCAACCAGAGCTGAAAAGTAATCGACCGTTTGCACCAGAAGTTGATCGACCGGAACGCGAATGACTGCCGCATCATCCGGCGCATCTAACCCTACAACAATGTCATCCGGTTGAGTTTGGGGATAGTCCTGCTGAATCCGTTGCAGGGTTCGTTCTAACACCACACTGCCAACCTTGGAGCCACAGCCAGCGCAATGCATTTGGGGGATTTGAGCATCCGCGTGGGACTCTTGATGTCCTCTTGCTACGGCTGAAAAGGAGATTTTGGGAGCCCCCATCGGTTGGAGTTGGGTGAAGCGTTCCATGAAGCGGCGATCGATGTGGTCTTTCCACTGCCAGATCAGCGGATGGGGTCCCAACCCAAACTGTCCACGGGTGGCGATCGCCGTACAGTCCCCCATGCCAATCAAGCTCAACCAGCGTCGTTGGGGCACGAATTTTTGCAACGGTTGCTTTAATAGGGCATGGCGTAGATTTTCAAACAGGGGCTTACCCTGGCGCACGGCAAAGACTCCTGCTTTGGGACGCGGATGACATACCATTGTGGCAATATCCCCCGTCGCAAAGACTTGTGGATGGGAGGTGGATTGCAAATAGTCATTCACTTGAATGAATCCCTGTAGATCGGTTGCTAATCCTGACTCGCCTATCCAGGCCGCAGCAGTGGCTTGAGTCACCCAAAACAGGCGATCGCACTTGACCACTAACCCCGATCGACACGCAACGCGATCGGCGTGTACCTCTGTCACCTCTTCTGACAGATGAACTTGAATGCCCCGTTGTACCAATTGCGATCGCATCTGACGACGCACCCAGGCACTACTGCCTTCAAGCAAGTCTTGCCCCCGATGGAACAAATGAACTTTGACAGCGGTATCAGGTGCATCAACACTTTGATAAAGCCGTTTTAGACGGGCATGAATGTTAAGTGCCAGTTCGACTCCGCCTGTACCTCCACCCACAATTCCCAGGCTGATGGCTGTGTGAGGCGATCGCTCAAGGTCTGCCACCAATTGATCCCAACTGTTGAGAAAGTGCGAGATGGGTTTCACGGGGATGGCATGTTCTTTCGCCCCCGGCACTTCGGTAACATTCGGGGTGCTGCCAATATCAAGCGATAACAGGTCAAAGGCGATCGGGGGATGGTGAGCACAGATGACCCGATTATTTTCGAGATCCAGGGCGATCGCTCGATCTGCAATGAGTCTTGTCTGGGCAAACTGAGCTAAAGGACGTAAATCAATGTGGCACTGGTCAAAGTCATACACCCCGGCAACATATCCCGGTAACATGCCTGAATAGGGCGTGTGGTAAACATCGGTGATCAGGGTCAGCCTGACTCCGGGCAAAGGAGCCATGCCAAACAACTTGAGGGCGATCGCATGGCTGTGACCTCCTCCAACCAGCACTAAATCTTGAGTAATGGATTGATTAGACGATTGCATTCTTTAATTCTCTAGAGTGGCTGTGTCAAAACCATCAAAAAATCGTTATAAATGGTGACTATTGAGAAAGGGTTGATCATATGGAAAAGTTAGGCACCCCCATTGGCAGTTACGCTCCTGATTTTGAGTTACCAGGGGTGGATGGGTCTGTGCATCATCTCGCCAATTACTTAAAGCGATTTCAGGCAGTGGGCGTAGTTTTTATGTGTAATCACTGCCCCTACGTCAGACTCTATCTGGAACGGTTGAAGCAGATCCAGGATGAGTTTCAAAAACAGGGCTTGACCTTAATTGGAATTAACGCCAATGACGATACCCACTATCCCGATGATAGTTTCGAGAACATGAAACAGTTTGCTGCCGACAATCAGCTCAACTTCTCCTATCTAAGAGATGTGTCTCAGGATGTGGCTCGCAGCTTTGGAGCCGAGCGGACACCAGAAGTATTTCTGCTCGATCAGCAAGGGGTTGTGCGCTATGACGGCGCAATCGACGATAATGCTCAGGATGCCAATGCGGTAAAGATGTCTTATTTAAAGGATGCGATCGCTGAGCTACTAGCAGGTCACGCCATCACAGTTGCCTCGACTGAAGCGATTGGCTGCTCGGTCAAGTGGCGATGAAACGCAATTCCGTCCCGATTTGCGATCGTGGAAGCTGTTTCTACTGTTATGGTAGGTTTGAAACAACTTGAGTTCAGAAAATTGTCACTAAATGGGGATTACATATCGGCGGGTCTTATTGAAACTGAGCGGTGAAGCCCTCATGGGCGAGCTTAACTATGGCATTGATCCGGCAGTGGTTCATAGCATTGCTCAGGAAATTACGGATGTTGTAGCAGAAGGGATTCAAACGGCGATCGTAGTAGGTGGTGGTAATATCTTTCGGGGAATTAAAGGTGCAGCCGCCGGAATGGATCGGGCTACAGCAGATTATATCGGCATGATTGCAACGGTGATGAATGCGATGACCCTACAAGATGCGCTGGAGCAAAATGGGGTTCCCACACGAGTGCAAACGGCGATCGAAATGCAAGAAGTCGCTGAACCGTACATTCGTCGTCGCGCCATTCGTCATCTGGAGAAGGGGCGCGTTGTCATTTTTGGAGCAGGGTCGGGTAATCCTTTCTTTACAACCGACACAACGGCAGCCCTGCGAGCCGCTGAAATCAATGCCGAGGTTGTATTTAAGGCGACAAAAGTTGATGGGATTTATGACTCTGATCCCAAGGTCAATCCCAATGCGCGTCGCTATCAAAGTCTCACCTATGGGCACGTTTTGAGTCACAACCTGCGCGTGATGGATGGCACGGCGATCGCTCTGTGCAAAGATAACAACATCCCCATTATCGTGTTTGATCTCTCTGGCAAGGGAAATATCAAACGCGCTTTACTGGGAGAACCAATAGGAACGATTGTGGGAGGCTCTTGTGAAGTTAGCTGATGTAGAAAGTCACATGCAAAAGGCGGTTGAATCTACCCAACGCGCTTTTAACACCATTCGGACAGGTCGTGCCAATGCTGCCATTTTAGACAAGGTGATGGTGGAGTACTATGGCTCGCCGACCCCGCTTAAGTCACTTGCCGGGATCAGTACTCCCGATGCCAGTACCATCACGATCCAACCCTACGACCGTGGCTCACTCAATTTGATTGAGAAGGCCATTTCTATGTCAGATATTGGGTTAACCCCCAATAACGACGGCTCGATTATTCGGCTCAACATTCCAC
This DNA window, taken from Oscillatoria sp. FACHB-1407, encodes the following:
- the pyrH gene encoding UMP kinase gives rise to the protein MGITYRRVLLKLSGEALMGELNYGIDPAVVHSIAQEITDVVAEGIQTAIVVGGGNIFRGIKGAAAGMDRATADYIGMIATVMNAMTLQDALEQNGVPTRVQTAIEMQEVAEPYIRRRAIRHLEKGRVVIFGAGSGNPFFTTDTTAALRAAEINAEVVFKATKVDGIYDSDPKVNPNARRYQSLTYGHVLSHNLRVMDGTAIALCKDNNIPIIVFDLSGKGNIKRALLGEPIGTIVGGSCEVS
- a CDS encoding thioredoxin family protein, with translation MEKLGTPIGSYAPDFELPGVDGSVHHLANYLKRFQAVGVVFMCNHCPYVRLYLERLKQIQDEFQKQGLTLIGINANDDTHYPDDSFENMKQFAADNQLNFSYLRDVSQDVARSFGAERTPEVFLLDQQGVVRYDGAIDDNAQDANAVKMSYLKDAIAELLAGHAITVASTEAIGCSVKWR
- the frr gene encoding ribosome recycling factor, which gives rise to MKLADVESHMQKAVESTQRAFNTIRTGRANAAILDKVMVEYYGSPTPLKSLAGISTPDASTITIQPYDRGSLNLIEKAISMSDIGLTPNNDGSIIRLNIPPLTSDRRKELVKVAAKYAEEGKVSVRNIRRDAVDTIRKQEKNSEISEDEARTMQDNIQKLTDKYISKIDQILSEKETDIMTV
- the mnmH gene encoding tRNA 2-selenouridine(34) synthase MnmH — protein: MPQSLEVTDFLTNPGIILDVRSPAEYTQGHIPGAVSFPLFTDEERAQVGICYKHQGRDQAVELGFAIAGPKFADFIARAKELAPDRVVRLHCWRGGMRSGAVAWVLEMAGFHVSTLVGGYKAFRRWVLETTYVPRPILILGGMTGTGKTAILSALADMGEQVLDLEAIAHHRGSSFGSLGMPLQPTNEQFENTVATQWVAFDPQRPVWIEAESKRIGICRIPESLFQQMHRAPVIEVVRSRQERLSLLVDVYGSADVEELVAATERIRKRLGGLRTQQAIELLRQQQLTEAFDIILEYYDKTYTYDLQQRSTPIYPLNLSGLSPSVSATQLIQQARQLVPNLEGTLESHRIFAPLSQVQMASS
- the selD gene encoding selenide, water dikinase SelD encodes the protein MQSSNQSITQDLVLVGGGHSHAIALKLFGMAPLPGVRLTLITDVYHTPYSGMLPGYVAGVYDFDQCHIDLRPLAQFAQTRLIADRAIALDLENNRVICAHHPPIAFDLLSLDIGSTPNVTEVPGAKEHAIPVKPISHFLNSWDQLVADLERSPHTAISLGIVGGGTGGVELALNIHARLKRLYQSVDAPDTAVKVHLFHRGQDLLEGSSAWVRRQMRSQLVQRGIQVHLSEEVTEVHADRVACRSGLVVKCDRLFWVTQATAAAWIGESGLATDLQGFIQVNDYLQSTSHPQVFATGDIATMVCHPRPKAGVFAVRQGKPLFENLRHALLKQPLQKFVPQRRWLSLIGMGDCTAIATRGQFGLGPHPLIWQWKDHIDRRFMERFTQLQPMGAPKISFSAVARGHQESHADAQIPQMHCAGCGSKVGSVVLERTLQRIQQDYPQTQPDDIVVGLDAPDDAAVIRVPVDQLLVQTVDYFSALVDDPFVFGQIATNHCLSDLFAMGATPQSALAIATLPYATTAKTEETLYQLLLGATKVLQQAQAVLIGGHTTEGDRLAFGLSCNGLIQPDCLLTKGGMQPGQVLILTKALGTGTLFAADMQFKARGRWIESAIDSMLLSNQSAAQCFQQYRATACTDITGFGLLGHLVEMIRASHVAVELEWAAIPILAGAHETLRQGIVSSLHAQNAIASPELANLTEIQNFPLYPILFDPQTSGGLLASVPADEAIACLAALKDKGYSHSRIIGRVLSTSDSHPPIRIKV